A window of Polaromonas hydrogenivorans contains these coding sequences:
- a CDS encoding fumarylacetoacetate hydrolase family protein, whose protein sequence is MNFEFPLKELPAVMRGPRVERRRVLVGGSACWGTIIEDGADQGLLRLDDSRVVNPAEAQHLPPVAPSKIIAVHISYSSRSFETRNSPKPTETPTYFTKPPTSVNGHGCEILKPADSLYLNYEGEYAVVIGKTCRNVLPDEAWDYIEGFCPALDMGLQNYRDTDQGSMLRVKGADTLLPIGPGIVKGVNLFEQTLRTYRNGLVVQEAHIGDETIWGPHYVIADIARHITLLPGDVILMGTPCHSRSVDPGDLVECEITGLGRLAGTVVAIPAPRASALGVGHQPTDSPEVRRVAFGFDERVPERFKDNYAAAAKGVKP, encoded by the coding sequence ATGAACTTCGAATTCCCCCTGAAAGAACTCCCGGCCGTGATGCGCGGCCCGCGCGTGGAGCGCCGCCGCGTGCTGGTAGGCGGCAGCGCCTGCTGGGGCACGATCATCGAAGACGGCGCCGACCAGGGCCTGCTGCGCCTGGACGACAGCCGCGTGGTGAACCCGGCCGAGGCGCAGCATTTGCCGCCGGTGGCGCCCAGCAAGATCATCGCCGTGCACATCTCCTACAGCTCGCGCAGCTTCGAGACGCGCAATAGTCCCAAGCCGACCGAAACGCCGACCTACTTCACCAAGCCGCCGACCTCGGTCAACGGCCATGGCTGCGAAATCCTGAAACCGGCCGACAGCCTGTACCTGAACTACGAGGGCGAGTACGCCGTGGTCATCGGCAAGACCTGCCGCAACGTGCTGCCCGACGAAGCCTGGGACTATATCGAGGGCTTTTGCCCGGCGCTGGACATGGGCCTGCAAAACTACCGCGACACCGACCAGGGCAGCATGCTGCGCGTCAAGGGCGCCGACACCCTGCTGCCCATCGGCCCCGGCATCGTCAAGGGCGTCAACCTGTTCGAGCAGACCCTGCGCACCTACCGCAATGGGCTGGTGGTGCAGGAAGCCCACATCGGCGACGAGACCATCTGGGGGCCGCACTACGTGATTGCCGACATTGCCCGCCACATCACGCTGCTGCCCGGCGACGTGATTTTGATGGGTACGCCGTGCCACTCGCGCTCGGTCGATCCGGGCGACCTGGTGGAGTGCGAGATCACCGGGCTGGGGCGCCTGGCAGGCACGGTGGTGGCGATTCCCGCGCCGCGCGCCTCGGCCCTGGGCGTGGGGCACCAGCCCACCGACAGCCCCGAGGTGCGCCGCGTGGCGTTTGGTTTTGATGAACGGGTGCCCGAGCGCTTCAAGGACAACTATGCCGCCGCCGCCAAAGGAGTGAAGCCATGA